The Leptodactylus fuscus isolate aLepFus1 chromosome 5, aLepFus1.hap2, whole genome shotgun sequence genome segment CGTTGTGGTACTATTTTGTCTACTATAAGAATTGATCTTCCAATATATCATTTATTACATCAGTATTCTCttctttacagacattgtaaATATGTTCATTCCCCTGCCCTGACAAAACCCTTTATAAGGAGAATGGACAGATGAGCAATACCTGCATTCTTTAGGGCCAGTTTTATTGTGATATGCACTGAGAAAgcagtgggggtttttttgttgcagattgttctgtgttttttgagccaaagccagcagtggatttgGCAGAAGGAAAAGTATAAAGGCGGATTACATGTGCATGGACCCACaaaaatgaatggatcagtgtgctatccgggttgTGTGCaagggacttaaagggattctatcattaaattgctattttttctcactaacacgtaggaatagccttaagtaaaggcaatttttctcctacctttagatgtcttctccgtgccgccattcagtagaaatcccagttttcttcggtatataaatgagttctctcgcagcactgggggcctccccaatgctgcgagagaactctccagcgccgcctccatcttcctctggaacggcctctctccgtgtcttctttcagtgctggcttcaaacttctatgcatgtgcagtcggctctgccattgggcctcgggcagaggtgACATGcgcgtggccattttcttgtggccgcttaccccaactTACTGGTGTAAGCGGTCACAAGAAAATAGGCGTTTACagcaggcgggcatgcgcagacggctctgccctagacccgacagcagagccgactgcgcatgcctagaagtttgaagccagcaccggaagaagacgcaggatgaggccgtttcagaagaagatggaggcggcgctggagagttctctcgcagcattgggaacgcccccagtgctgtttgagcgctggagaacgcccccagtgctgcgagagaactcatttgcataccgaagaaaaccaggatttctaccgaacggcggcggtaggagaaggtaggagaagtatagcctttcttaaggctattcctacgtgttatcaagaaaaaattttgttttaatgataggatccctttaagtgcttcttttatatttctgaAGTCACAATTGACTCTAGcttaaaacccccccaaaaaaaacaaaaaaacctcctTTTAAGCAACGTGAGCCTTAGAGTTGTCTCAGaccattattttttttcccatttttatcTGCCAGTAGCAGGTCGTACACTTTACTATATAATCCTACATGATGAGGTACAGTGGATCAGTTGTCTATACCCAACCAATAAGATTAGTACTTTCATTTCCAAAAGGACCAGGGACAGCTGAATTACTTTCCACCATTTTAGATAAATCATTCTCCATTTCATCTTATGCTTTTTGGGTACATATTAAAGTTCCCAGTTAGAACTCTTTAAGAGGGTTGGCAAGTGTTCTTTCTGACTTTGGTGAAATTTTTCCATTCATATTTTATGCCCAGGCAACACTGGATACTTTCTCCAGAATAcacagaaatatttaaaaaaatacatagaaaGTAATTCCATAATAAccttaaggccccgttcccacggagtaacgcgccgctcattctgacacgtaaacacgtgtcagagtgagcactttaaagcagaatcccatagacttcaaatgGTTccatcttacgtgcgctacacactgaaatcaatgggaggctttttaaccacattgatttcaatgtgtagtgcacgtaagacggcacccattgaagtcaatttgattctgttttgaagtgctcactctgacacgtgtttacgtgtcagaatgagcggcgtgttagtcagtgggaacggggcctaacagATCAGCCCTCTCGCTGAATcggacagaatacaggctgctgtacATGGTAACCAGCATTCTGCTGATGGAATAAGGGGACTTGTAATAGGACAAATGGTAACATGAGAAATGTATTCTATAGGTTCCCAACTAACTGTTACCATAAGCAGGTAATACCTACAAACATTAATGTAAGTAAGACTCACAAACCTCCTTTGGGAAACCTTGCAACAGTACAACACTGCCACCTTCTGCTTATGTAGGGTCAATTCACACAAGCAAAATTATTTTAGATacaagattgaaaaaaaaaaaaacttattaaagaggttgtttaGAAATTACAGTACTCAGGCAGGAAGCCAGGGAagggtgaaaattaaaaaaaaaaaaaaaaaaaaaaaaaaagccaaacctATTCCCGGCACTCTGGTGTCCCCCATCACTGTCTGATACAGTGCACACTGCGGCTTGTGCTGGTGGAAGTGCTCGGCGCATGTGGCCATAGAGGAGGTCTAAGGGAAGGAACCGGTAATTTATAAGAGTTCCTTTCCTGTGACAACTAAGGCCACCGATTGTCGATTAAGACTTTTTAAGACGTTTTAAGAGTCATGTAGGCAGTACTACATAGTGACTGACAACCTTCCCGAAGAATCGTATGGAATTTAAGATCAGAGGTGGAAGACCGTCTCAGTTTCCGTATAAAGCTATACCTATACAATAACCTCTAAGGAGAGGAAATGAGGGGAGCCGAAAACTAATTTCTGTCATGAGAAAGCTGGATAGTAGATCCTGATAACTCAGCAGTGTTGTGAAAAAAATGATGCGGATATCTCTCCGTTTTGAGGAAGCttcctcttcctcccctctccatagacttatggTACAATATGgaaggaggcaaataagtgaagaagcAGACCATGTATttattaaagtatattataaagtttgttatcttgctttttatgaaaaaatagaTTAGttacgcattaaaaaaaaaacaagaagttGGAATTGGTCTTTTGTAACGATGACGCTAAACTGGGAGTAACTCCCCcttgactgtactcatccatagattaaTACTGGgggcttagcgtcatggctggatggtaaggaacacaccctctgacagtacagggctatggtcgagtactgtcaggagtgtgTGTTCCTCAgagcccagctagactatcaggaacgcccaTCTAACAGGGAGCAAagatcggtaacggcaccaatatctcttgcaccgggcacataataggaaagtcgacagtgcgctgaattcagcgcagtgtcagctttctagcggtatataaaacagcatgtgcccgaggacatgaaaggtcctctttaacatatcaACAAGAAGCAAGTGACAATATAAAGAAAGTCAAGAAAGCATACTATAATCAAGTGAAAAAATATACGCTCAAACCAGTGGTGCAATTACATGTAAATACTGTTCGGCCCTGCTACTTTTTGAGATTGAGGTCAGCAACAAAAATTCCACCTATAATATGGAAATAAGGTCCATATTCTAGATTCACCAGTACTTGTATTCAATAGGTGACAGAGCGAAATATGTgatttaaaaggattttccagttTAAAAATATTGATTACCTTTCCTAAAAGCAGgtaattaatatcagattggtagagGTCTGTCACCTGACATCCCATCTGactagctgttctcagcagctgatacacagagaatggaacaagcagcagacagtgctgttctctgaaTAGTGGTGGTAGAGTCACTGCAGCTTCAGTCCTATAGATGAGAATGCAAGTTAGACTGCAGTGCCTggtgtggccactacacagagaacagcgctaactgcttcctgctccattctatgTGTATCAGCTGCAGAAAACAGTTGATCAATGGGGGTGCTTGGTGTTAGACTCCCACTTATCTGGTATTGATACCctatccttaagaaaggttatcaatatttttaaACCATAAAACCCTTTAAACCACAGTTTACGgtgttatttatatgtattttaagtGGTGCTCATTGATCATACAGATAGCAGCTTAAGATATGCAGTCACCCTGATGAAGAGGTTCATTAAccatgtttattgctttgatcgctttttatccaaatttttagcAGAGGCAAAACCGTGAAATAAGTGGTTCGCAACTTTCGATTCGTTTCTCCAGCTATGACGTTTATGGTACAGGATAAATATTTGGTTTGGTATAGgcttgtagactgggcattttcagacacatggatacttaatgtgtatgcgtatcacagtatttaagtacttttatatgtgttctatggaaagtggggtgatttgactttataatattttttatttttctttattatttatttttatcttgcatttattagaccccccccccggggtgtgatcactaatgcaatgcattgagaTTAATTGTAAAATATTGGCATTTGTATGGCAGCCTGCCATACAAATGTTGATGTCAGAAAAGGGTTAATAATTAcatataaatattacaatatCATTTACAATATCAGGCATCTTACCTTTGAGTTATCTTTATCACCCTGAAATGAAGAGCAATGACCATTGTCCGGGGTGGTCTGTGGTGGACTctgagctgtcttctgcctcttgcTTGATATATGCTCTGTCTCTTGACTATCAGAATTATCATCATCCTCTTTTTCACTTTCTTCCAGTTTTTGTGTGTCCTTTTCAGCTGTGTCATCTTCTTGGCTTTTGCCCTCCTTGTCATTTTCTTGACTTGAAGCTTCAGGATGGATTGGTTGTCCATAATGCTTTTTATGTAAAAGCTGTCTCTGAGCACTTTTCAAGCTCTTCTGATAGACTTCAAGCTGGCAAAGTATGACTTTGGTGTATTCACTCGGATTCACACCCTTTGGACAGAAAGGAACACCCCAATAGTAGTTAATGGTACTCCCACTTTCCATTCGCTTATCTGACCCACACATTGAGGTTTCAGTGCCATCTACAGAAGGAACGTCCTTACAGTCCATTTTCTTGGCTTTGCCAGCCCAAAGGTTCTCTGCGTTCCTTCCGTCATTTTGATGTGAAATTTCTCCTTGGGAACATAATATAGGTATCAGAGTAGAATCTATCTGAGGACTCTCTGAACAGTGCGTCAATTGGTCATCTAGATCATCTCCCGGCCCGTCATCACTTAAGTTTCTTTCCTGAAATAGTCTGCAGGGAATGAGTCTGCGTGAACATGTGGACTTTTTCGGAAAAACAGGGCTTAAAGGAAATTGTTTAGCTGGGGACATTTTTACAAAGTCACTGCTGGTAGGTGGAGACAACGGAGATTGTAGACCGTTTTCTATGCATGAAATAGGATCCTTGCAGTTTGGAGACAAAATAATACTAGAGCTTTCCACAATGTCTTGACTTAatcgctgcaagagaacaaaTGGAGTTTTTGTTGAGCCTTCATCTGAAAGTCTAGAATTCATAGATAAACTCGGTTCTTCTTCATCGTCACTCACACGCAACATTTCTTTACTCAGATGTGTTACATTTCTTATTTCATCTTTTGTGCCACTAATAGGAATCTCGGTAGCTTGGCAGCTCTGAAAAGACAGACAGACCATAGGTTAgacatttttatattgtttcaATCCTTCCACTGAACAATAAATACATGAAAggtaaattaaccccttcccgctctcATTCTCATTTTGAAACTCCCCatcttccaaactccataactctgttatttttcagtttatagagccacatgagggcttaatgtttgcaggatacATTGTACTTTGTATATGGTACCATTTAAAATTGTCTATGATGTATTTGGTAGCGGAAATAAAATTCAAAATAGAGTGCAACTGTAGGAAAACTGCATccgtgcgactttcttacagctTTCTTTTTTCAGCGTTCACCGTGCAGCCAAAatcacatgtcatctgtattctatcgGTCGGTATTATTCCAGGGATACCGTTTTagcctctttaaaaaaaagttcttgGAGTTaccaagtaacttttttttatatttccatgtaccagGAACATATAgaaagcattttttttgtggggccagatgtaatttttacgctgggttcacaccagcgcttgtattccgttagGGAATTCCATTCCCTTCCCCCTCTTTGgttggaaactgagcagaaaccacacggaccccattatagtctatgggttgtgcaggtttcctaaggtaaccacttatggtatttatgcggattaggtttccgtttggggggtcccaaaaGAACCCTCTGAACagaaatccaaacgcagatgtgaacctagcctgagttaTGATATTTTCTGGAATGCCTaatgttttgattgctttttattcaaaattttatgGGAAGTGAAATCGTGAAAATACGGAATTTGGcgcttttacattttttaacttcTGTAGACCGGGTATTTTCGGACATGGGGACATATAATTTGTTTATTTACCTCTCTATTTTAAATCTatggaaagggggatgatttcaacatatatttatttatttataaaacatatatttattttctttttttatttattgcaaGTCCCATATGAGCAATACAACTGAATTTCAGTCTACGGGAGATTCGCTCCATTACTATTAAGACTAGTCATAGGCCATAACTATAACCTCCAGGATGCTACAGGAACAGTGAGTCAGGGAGTCATCCTGCAACATTAAAAATATAGGGACAGCATGGAATGGCCCGGGGAGGGGGTGGCAATCAGTGTGGACTCTGATCATAGGCATTAGCTCTTGGTCTCTGCTCTTGTAGGGTGGGCGTCTCCATCTTCAAAGGGATTCTATATCATTATATTTACGCAAATTTGCTTAACGACATGTTGCAATtgccattagaaaggctattatatCCCTATCTTTCCTCAGCTTTTAGCCAACGCTGTTTTTGAAATACAGACTTTATTCTTATATGCACGGAGCACAGCACCATCATATCCATTATCCCGCCTCCTCTGGCCGCTACACGCCCCTTCATTTTTCGGTGTGATAGCAGCAGTATTTCTCACTACCTTATTCAGACTGGATATAGCTGAATCCACCTCTGAGTAAGAGTAAGTTCTCATCTGCACTCAGTGATCCCGTTCCCTATTCCGTTTGAAAAATGGGAATGGGGAATGCATTTTTCCGGTGGAAATTCCCCTGGACCTAGTTTATGGGGTCCCAAGCGgccccgaagaacagaaacccaagcgcagatgtgaacctagcctaagactgTTCTTCTGTTTACGCATATAATGGAATTACAGAAACAGTAACTAAATAAGGTTGCACAGTCCATCGTTTTTGATGCAGCACTAATTTTCCTGAGAAAACGTCAAACACCTTGGTGGAATCCAACAGACTCAACTATAAGTAAAGTCTAGTGTAGAAGCCAAACACCTTGTTGTTAAAGCTAAAGACTGGGAAAATGTGAAAACTCTTTTACTGGGGAAAGAGCAAGGAAAGAAATGATGCTTGGGAATTCACCTCAGCTACAATATCTGAAGACTGGTGATGGATCCTGTAGTCATTGCAACTAAATTACAGGTTGAACGAAATGTTTGAAAATTGCATGTTTTTACCAAAATCTGTGACACACGTCAGACATATTGACCACCCTACTTCCTGTCACTGAGGAGTCGCATTAACAACTGAAGATGTGAATAACTGGACAACTAATGTACACCTTATAGAATGTCATAAGCCTATAAGCAGAATAGTctagaaaaacataaaatataacaatGACATTTCCCAAATGGAAATGGCAGTAAATAAATATTaaacactagcttttacccgcgacttcgtctgcggtgatttgagaattgggcggacacagacgtgtgaaactgtaaaagtgctttaaaaagtttggtgggctagcaaatgtgatgtgatgtgttatattgtgtatgtcgtgatacagacaatgtgatgtgttgtattgtgtatgtcgtgatacagacaatgtgatgtgttgtattgtgtatgtagtgatacagacaatgtgatctgttatatagtggaaagctatatgtaaatgtgagtgagtagagtgagggccactcctgaggtgacagtaaggagtgtgcaggcaggttgaggcaggaaatgccaggcagtgtgtgtgagtctatagctggggctaggagtcctgcttttgtgagtctcctgctaggaagccatgttgtttagtggcaccaaaagtagcctgtgactcaatcctaagggaaaactatgtttgtggaaaattgcacgaaaatccgtccaggcgttttagcgtgattgaggaacaaacatccaaactcacaaacatccaaacacacaaactttcacacttataatattagtaggatgtttaCAGAGAAActgtcaggtcaatttgggacactaaaccacccgaAGGTCCTTAAAGATCAGGGGGTTTAATGTCACAGATCACCCTGTCTTAAAACCATCATGCCTGAATTACATAAAAAACAAACCTTAAGCTTAcatagagatgagtctgatgggTCTCACTGGACTCATTTCTGGTTCTCTTGGCGCCTGCACAGTTCTTCAGTGACGCCATGGACATACACCCTGGTTTCATTGTGCAAGCCCTGAGGTTGTACTCCTGACTTCAATGAAAAACTATGTCAGCATGGGGAGTACAGAGCATAAAGTGTGTTTTTAGAGCAGGCATGTATGGCTTTACAACAGGACAACCTGGAACTCTAAATTGCccttacaggttccctttaaggtaaGTGTGTATATTCACATGAAGGCTTTCTTCAATGGCTTTTTTAATCAGctcatcctcttcttcttggGTGTATTCCTCGTGTTTTGTCTGCATCTGCTGACTCATCTTTACTGCCAGAGCCAACTGTTCCTCCTCGGTCATATCTAAAACGCAAGAAAAATAGCCGTAAGTCAAATCAAGCATGAAAACTGTGAATGTTTCCAATTCTATGGGTATTCCAAACTAAAAAatgtatggcatatccacagagtGAAGTATGCAACAAATGTCTGATTAATTCCACTTTTGTTTTTATCTGCTCCCACCTCTGGGTCCTGTACCTACACtacatggacaaaagtattgggactCCAACACATTACGCCTACAGATGGTTTTATGACAGCTTTGTCTTGTTCATTGTGATGAAGTCAGGGCATCAGAATCACCCAACCATATTTGTGGTGATGTTATGTGAAGTCAGCAGAGCATTAATGTACTGTGTGCCTCAGCACATGACATAACTAAGTGTAACTATGTAGTCTGCCACTTTGTAGCGGAGTTGCTGAGTTTCCCAAACACT includes the following:
- the UIMC1 gene encoding BRCA1-A complex subunit RAP80 isoform X3; the protein is MFEDGHCCREIQTPSDCPFYQNKALLTRTLGCKFCFFMVLMSMHHRRKQRFSEETCGKCVIDGEETNSEPTINMGPGNRTDNEDSSIVISDTDDVELQEESILPKKRRRPPPLRKPLPVKRKIAHMTEEEQLALAVKMSQQMQTKHEEYTQEEEDELIKKAIEESLHSCQATEIPISGTKDEIRNVTHLSKEMLRVSDDEEEPSLSMNSRLSDEGSTKTPFVLLQRLSQDIVESSSIILSPNCKDPISCIENGLQSPLSPPTSSDFVKMSPAKQFPLSPVFPKKSTCSRRLIPCRLFQERNLSDDGPGDDLDDQLTHCSESPQIDSTLIPILCSQGEISHQNDGRNAENLWAGKAKKMDCKDVPSVDGTETSMCGSDKRMESGSTINYYWGVPFCPKGVNPSEYTKVILCQLEVYQKSLKSAQRQLLHKKHYGQPIHPEASSQENDKEGKSQEDDTAEKDTQKLEESEKEDDDNSDSQETEHISSKRQKTAQSPPQTTPDNGHCSSFQGDKDNSKALFTKLQPSECEGVAPVAPGESAVSPTAVRNDRHLMEHTETAQEEEITICPETQPSPAKQEESAKEDPADGMDFAPEPQACIPSESSDEDIICLDKMFHKNVACPMCGCNFPRTQIERHAAYCDGTIGQQEMAVLRPRNKLTRRSHDSSAVSMTSADTGK
- the UIMC1 gene encoding BRCA1-A complex subunit RAP80 isoform X2, whose protein sequence is MSMHHRRKQRFSEETCGKCVIDGEETNSEPTINMGPGNRTDNEDSSIVISDTDDVELQEESILPKKRRRPPPLRKPLPVKRKIAHMTEEEQLALAVKMSQQMQTKHEEYTQEEEDELIKKAIEESLHSCQATEIPISGTKDEIRNVTHLSKEMLRVSDDEEEPSLSMNSRLSDEGSTKTPFVLLQRLSQDIVESSSIILSPNCKDPISCIENGLQSPLSPPTSSDFVKMSPAKQFPLSPVFPKKSTCSRRLIPCRLFQERNLSDDGPGDDLDDQLTHCSESPQIDSTLIPILCSQGEISHQNDGRNAENLWAGKAKKMDCKDVPSVDGTETSMCGSDKRMESGSTINYYWGVPFCPKGVNPSEYTKVILCQLEVYQKSLKSAQRQLLHKKHYGQPIHPEASSQENDKEGKSQEDDTAEKDTQKLEESEKEDDDNSDSQETEHISSKRQKTAQSPPQTTPDNGHCSSFQGDKDNSKALFTKLQPSECEGVAPVAPGESAVSPTAVRNDRHLMEHTETAQEEEITICPETQPSPAKQEESAKEDPADGMDFAPEPQACIPSESSDEDIICLDKMFHKNVACPMCGCNFPRTQIERHAAYCDGTIGQQEMAVLRPRNKLTRRSHDSSAVSMTSADTGKCEKCYICKSLVPLKDYQAHVDNCLQTAVLETQDSRLRNNKREYPAPNCRLLSMLEQSESSSLAEANSTTAEPSRLSPPREDYNDSLTSELLNLSDSPIKSFVSISEATDCLVDFKKQFSRQPNSRRASRRGKRRRM